Genomic DNA from Salvia miltiorrhiza cultivar Shanhuang (shh) chromosome 1, IMPLAD_Smil_shh, whole genome shotgun sequence:
aaaggtctttatatgggttgaagcaagcaccgcttcaatggcatttaaaatttgacagtgtaatgttgtcaaatggattcagaatcaatgagtgcgataaatgtgtctacattaagaattctaataacggatatgttattgtttgtctttatgtagatgacatgctcatcatgggaagtaattcccgagtgattcaagaagccaaaggcatgctaagtaaaaattttagcatgaaagatatgggcttagctgatgttatccttggaattaaaattctaagaagacctgatggtattactataacacaatctcactacgttgagaaagtgttaaagaaattcaacgcttttgacaagccaatagctaagacaccatgggaacctagtgtgcatttgagtgtacacaagggagaacctgttgacgcgatagaatatgcgaagattattgggagcttgttgtatctaacaaattgcactcgtcccgatatagcatgctcggtcaacaagttgggcagctttacagctaaccctagtaatgaacattggaaagctcttgaaagggttttgagatatttgaaatatactcaaaactatgcgattcattatactagggaaccctctgtacttgaagggtactgtgatgcaaattggatatctgatgccaaagactcgttttcaacgagcggttatgtattcactgtggggggtggtgctgtgtcttggaaatccaagaagcaaacatgtattgctagatcgaccatggaatcagaattcatagctttggataaagctggtgaagaagccgagtggcttaaaaatttcctcgaggatattccatgttggtcgaaacctgtgtcgtccgtaataattcattgtgatagtcaagctgctatcggacgagcacaaaaccatttgtataacggtaagtcgagacatattcgtcgacgtcataataccgtgagacatttgatcactagtggagttatctcaattgattatataagatcaattgataacatagcggatcctttgacaaaaagtatccatcgagatcagatgtataaactgttagggggaatgggtttgaagtccacaaattaaggataatcatagtggcaacccaaccatgatgactggaggatcccaagaacttggttcaatgggacaactaagctatgaaaatccgtgtgttgaacactcgaattgcctattccttgtagaacagtgagtgttcggaaacctgcacgtggtgaggttaagtctttgacttttaatgactctagaactcctcgaagaggacaagtatagcaggatacttgagttaagagttacctatgtaagtgtgaagtggggccgcttcgattgaaacacttatgaatccaaagaggtgttccaaggcctgtaatggacacaaacgtgagaacgaataaggtttgaagcaatattgtgtcaatattgttgactcagtatacaccgaggaggactagttcaaggaacacaatccactaggccgccggtatactcgataatattgactatggcaggttcaaagccacaagctacctctccaaatgcaatgttgtatcttaagaggactgagctaagtgtttgcatactttcgcatactgttttctcactcatgtgggggattgttggaaatatggttttaatgccatatctggaaattattatttaattaaatatttattatttaattaaaataatgattgtatgttaatctacatctcgagtagatcaacgtgatatacttgaagtctcaaaaccgatttccgatgagtgagatattgtatgtcaaagtttggatgttgaagagggaaattaacatttgttatgttatcccacattggaaaacatagagatgtttttcatgtataagaatagcaaagcacatggagttaataaattgacttgtgggcttgctagtgggcttgatctaagtactagcctcgcgcgcacacacacacgcgcgccgccgccgacgatcgatcgatcgatcgatcgatcgatcgatcggacggacggacgacgacgtcgccgccgccgccgccgggtcgggtacgggccgcggccaaggacttggatcttggcaattggtgctttggggtggtgtttggggcccaaactattttttggaccaactccactgggctttttatttattggcccaacagaatttattATTAGGCCCAAAACAGTTTAATTCCCAAGCCCATCACCAGCCCACATCAGCagaagaagaagcagcagcagaagcacgccagctacgacttctgcatggcgtcTTCATTTTTGCAACTGAGTTTCTTCAATGGCTGCTGCCACCGGCCACATCTTCAAccttccagccgtcggagtggaattcaatgtattgaattcatacttaccacatgtctataaataggcttgtggagagcatgcagTAAAGACTGAAAAACACCAACAAatactgcattctgccattCCTACACACTCGCTCTCTGCacaacacttgtgctcagttcttgatcctatttagttcgccggagctcgccggattgtggtgctacatccgacgagacgaagtcgttttacctttggggaagatacgcctaaaccgaagagcactaccggggcgataatcttcttgcgggaagagattcatctcgactcgacttagtttatacgtataatttatttatacagtgtatttcagttgtatcaaattatttgagttgtaatttctcaaattatttactttgtaatattttcaattattttgagtcgtaatatctcaaaatatttatttttgtaatatctcgatcgtgtacccggttctaacaaagAGATGATTGTTGTTAAAATCAAAGAACTTGCAAGCATGTGCTGCGGTGACGACGATTGCAGATGTCGTCCCTTGGCTTCTCCTCGGCCTCCCCTCCGTTGCCATCCTTCTCTCCTTCCTCGGCATCGTCATTTGGATCGTCGGGATTTTGTTGAGCTGCTTGTGTCCGTGTTGCTGAGCTCATTCtctgatttttttagtttttgtggCTTAGACAACTTTCTAGCATTGTTTATGCTCTTGTGTGCGTGTTCTAATTCTTTATCCGACGAGTTGCACCATGTGTCTACTTATATTTGGAAATTTGGAAATGGGCTATACGTACTGATGCGTCTTCTTATATTTGTTGTTTAAGGGAAAATACAATCACAACATCGTGTGTCTCtgtgtttcttcttcttcttcatgcGTTTGTGGTTCTTTTCTGAAAGAATCACGTAAGATTTTGAGTGGGGGCTATACTGATGGATTAAATTCAAGATGGGGGTTATAGATTTATTTGCTAAAAGattatatataatgtttattctaattaatttttatgaacttattaatttattaaaaattttaaataggaactataagggtataatagtataattataattaatttttattattttttatataaggggctatagtgaaaaaattgggggctgtgtttaaaattacccttttGATAATTATGTCCCTTACGTGCATTATTttacaatttgtttttatattataaatgttgTTGAATTCATGTTCAAGTTCGATCTAAATATAATCAACAAATTTTACATGTTATTCAGTTATATGTTTGAAGCTGTTTAGTATTATTTCAGTAGGTTAGTGGGCTTATTCAtaaattcgaatattttatttagatgttcgtaatttttttaagCTTGTTCGAAAcgttttaagttaaatattttatgtcagcaaaataaattcaaatattttatttagatgttcgtaatttttttatatttgttcgaaatattttatattaaatattatttgaaTTCCAAGTcatatatcaataatatttcCAAAAATATAATACGTAACGAATAAACACAATTTTTCAATGAACGAACATCATTTTTAAGTGAACATAACACAATTTTTACTCACAAAGTATGAATGATAAAAATGTTACGCTGAATAAAGTATATTATTCATGAATATATTATGTAACGAAGAATCATAATTTGTAAATGAACAAAACATAATTTCTAAATGAACAGAGTACACTTTCTAAATGAACAAAACATATTTCATTGAACAAAACACAATTTTTAAATGAACATATTCTTTTCAATGaacaaaatacattttttaatgaacaaaatatcatttttcaatgaatagaaatccaaatgaaaatatttgtatCATCCAAAAGTCCAGCAGATCCGAGCAAGCTCGCTTTCTTCGCTACTGCTATGACAGTGTTCGACGCTGTGTGCGTGTTGTGGCTTTTCATATCCCTCGGAGACTTCGTTTCATTGAATTCCTCTGTCATATCACCTCGAGAGTCTTCCTGCGCTAAATGAACATAATACAATATATAAACAAATAGAACACAATTTTTAAATGAACAGATATATTCAGATTTACTAAACGCATGAATATCCCAAAAAATCCAAATTGATCATTCAAtttgatgaaaagaaaatataacaGTGCAGATTAGGGCCAAAGACTAGACAATAGAGTTGGaacaaatttataaaataaaatagaaagatAAGGTGTGTTTCTTCCTCCTACTCTCACAATAATTCCCCATTCTCGAATTTCATGGATCGGGAATTATGCATTTTATCGATTGACCCTGCAAAAGACTAGATTTTGCGTTCTAAATTTATTCAACAAATCAGAGTCGATTTCGCCGCCAAACCCTCAAACCCCGATCGACGAAGGTCACCTCCTCCAAGTCTGCACAATCCTCTAAATGAACAAGATATAATCTTTAATGAACATAATACAATTTCTAAATGAACAGAAAGGACATCTAATTATTCATTGAATAGGATTCTCTCAATTTTCCCAAATTTCAGATCTTAAATTTTAGGAAACAAACATCTAATACAATTCCAGATTTTGTTCATAGACCCATCAAAAACTTCAGCTGTCAAACATGGATGACCACAACATCTAAAGGAAACATATAGCACATCACGGGCAAGCCAACTACTTCTCGCAATCATTTTTATTCTACATATTTACAAGATGAAGAATTTAATGATTTCAAAAACCCAACATCTAAAATCCAACTAAAACAAATTTCAAACATGATTACAAAAACCCAACTAAAAATTTTGATCTTGTTTTGAAAAACCCAACAAAATTAATCGATTCAAAGCCCATaaaatccaaaaataaattCGAATAGAAAAACCAGAATAGAAATCGCATTACCTGTTTGATTTCAGCCCAAATCTCGTCTTCAACGTCGAGATTTGCAGAGAAAGAGGCTAGTGATTTTGCAGAGAAGGTGAGAGACGGCTGCgaggttgagagagagagagagataaacgTGAGGAGGGATTTTAGGACTTGCGATTTTTAACCCAAAATGTAGTTACCGTTATGCCCTTTtcttaataatattatcattttgttcaatttaatttgtaattaaaaTTGGGATACAGATTTAATTATAACCGCTAGATGTAGTGGTTTTGATGGCTTAGATCTCTTCTTTATTCTCTATACATAGGGTGATTCtttgttgaactcaaccctatattcTTTTCTTTGTTAGATCTCCAAATGTTCCTTTCTTGTATAAGCTCAACCCTATATTCTTTTCTTTGTTAGATCTCCAATACATTTGGTTCCTTTCTTTATTCTTTGTTAGATCTCCAaatgttcaataaaattattggtatgttcaacccgcattactgacatgttcaacaTTTGTTCCTTTCTTGTATAAGCTCCATTTCTTGTAGAaaccaaccctatatatatatatatatatatatatatatatatatatatatatatatggggcggttattcaataaaccacccttattttaagaattacgaaccagcaaaaatgcatgaattttatgtataacacgcatgaataaactgtataaaggcatgaattgcgaaaaataattttttgctacatttgagattcgaactcaggaccatgaatttatccaacaaggtgatgaatcaaccgtaaatcttgatgatctaagggctgaaaatggttcctaatttatattttaagaagcgttcttattttagccttcccctatatatatatatatatatatatatatatatagggccgctccaatgaaaccccctaattttagtgagatctagggcatgatctggtgcgtttattttatcaatcctatggatgatattgtatctgaagggtgattttttttcgcagggttcaaatcctggagggagcagaatattttaaattttgttattcatcagtatatatactgcattgttcatcagtatatacggccctgttcatcagtatatatatcttattcattacgaatttttaaaattttatttttcatcagtatatacatcttgttcattaaatatacgttttgttcattagtactatatgtcttattcattgtactcatgttacacgaaaaatagggggtctcactggagcgcgcccatatatatatatatatattgtaatgccccgctcttttaaatatatattagattaaacatgtgcattagttataaaattcttttaattatttattgtgactattttattcagataatattatttcagcaaaagtctgtataagagatacagagctgcgatttaatattcaatcatgaatcaaaccaataattaaattattggtttagctacacgtttgagaccttgcattaccagttgattgatttaatcaatagtattagaaattttagatttataaccgatttcataaatcgtgttatttaaatcgaattgctagaattataactcgagtttatgttaataataattttattatttcacgctTTATATGTTTAGtactaagtcgcgaattaatttcgactttcacgtattaaatctcaagattgaggatttaatttatataaatacgacgagtatttattaaacgagaattggagaattattacaggaactaggagaaactagatcacggcactacacgtatgtctcgatttttcatccaacacatcaattcctacactattcccttgTTAGTCAAAAAGTTGGTGCTAACAATTTGTCAAAAAGTTGGTGCTTTGCAGAAAAGTTTTGGCTGCTTTTGACTAATGCGCATGTTTTTTCAACCTTTGCTACAGTAACACTATTCCagttttgcctataaattgctAGGATTCGCAGCAGTTTAAAAACACACCAAAGCAGAAAATACTCCTTTCTGTTAgaaagagctcaagtgagctcccttcgccgggctgtttcttcgccgaccggccactaggctctgaaccgagaacgtgtactcgttcctccatcttcaggctaccaaacccaacaatcgaaaggccgaagccttctctatattttcctgaccaaaggccgcaatatccttcggcggccaacgtcgaattcccgacttagccaccggccaacttacggccttcgtttctcactatccttacgacgaaaaaggatcgagaaaccaccgttgtgtagcctgatctacctcgcacgaggaaaactaagtcgtagaccttcgcggctaaacaccatcgcggaacgacgaccggaaaacccccgacgaacaacttccattagtgctcacttggacaagggtaagttgacgcccttatttcgatgcattcccgtttctattatattatgggaaatttctggggtatatatgggagtgtggtaaatatttgtacaaagtttcatgttatttgaacttcgtttaccacccttttaaaatttgagaagtctactgcccgtatctgttgaaactgtcgtgaggcagatgattaggttaattatttcagtaaccatatgttgatatttagctctcaaatttttattgtatgaagatatatgtgttagctatcttcatataaaatttgaggttattccggtaacgtttgctattttttcaaaaatttggactttcagttggcagaaactgccgaatctggtaagcgatgggaaaatcgctatatctcttaaactacttggagtttttcaacatacttttttttcaattaaactagactcaaagaggtttctattgatataaaattcgactccatacgagttcggagtaaaagcagtttattagttgaagttgaatctatacagttttgttgagatggaaataattcaaaataattcctattaaggattttaaagttttattgttgataaaatatcacttttagattataaatgagctattgatgtgtatatatatatattggtgattggcattattaaatggggaaaaggaaaacgttttatgtttatagaattattctttatttataatagataaataaatgaataatataaaatggaatttcctacatcctcaaaggtacatgaaatattttgataaaggaagaacgattgtatatgagttagatatagtcgtttaaggaaatatgggtagttagagaaatgagtgaatagtgattcactgcatttgttgttatcttttctattattcactcgaacacatgttttcgtgttatcaaaggttcaaataaacaaaagcgtctgagtaacctatcgcgctaaggaaagagaatcattgtcttaagtagcaaaacactgcaatcaggtgggcattactttcatatatatcaaaatgagtttaaatgttacgttcaagcaagttatttcatgataaaatctttgagttaaagttatttcaagtattgtcttgccataaaatgtttcaattttagtatgatatctatctgctttggctttgccaatgatgcaatcgaattcgggtcctgagcagttgatagctatcctgccagggctagtgtacaccagtgaccgtgagtcatctagcgggttggccggtcaagtgaccgtgagaggtggccacctctccggcacaaagttccagatatgatagattacaagagaacttagactgcagtcgaactttaagaatcacaaatgaacttagtaagcttgggccttttagcgaaaaactcccttgctgtactgtttatgatggcatgacaatttacagttttgaagcatgtatttttatacctaggcatacgtgcccactgagtgcttttgtactcagccctgcatatgttttctaaatgtgcaggttgagctgatgtgatgatggtgctgcaatgagcggagtctccagggttgttaataaatagttaacctgtctagaatatgtcttcatacatatgtctagctactttccgctgcaagatgttgttgatgttatagtatgttatgtcatactttgagtcttaagagaatggtttcatatgatgtataacttgattaatgatattaattaagttttatgctgtctttcatagactattttcaattgagtattcatgaataaaaatgacgtgttttattaagatgagtaagttttacggctataaatgacgccccttttcttccccttcttctttaaccccatccctagtcgtagatcactcggcttaactatccttagttagggcgggctgtgacatatatatatatatatatatatatatatatatatatatatatatatatggaagggctaaaataagagcatttcttaagatataaaataagaatcattttcagcccttagatcatcaagatctacggttgatttgtaaTCCTGTTacatggatttatggtcctgagttcgaatcccaaaggtagcaaaaatttatttttcacaattcatacctttatacagcgaattcatacgtgttctacataaaattcatacattaaaaattgctcttatttcttattttaagatgtgctctcacggtagcccacccctatatatatatatatatatatatatatatatatatatatatatatatacgttcTAGTTACGTTCAACACAATTACcgatatgttcatcaaaaatctGGATGCAAACTTTACTCTTAATTATTGACCGTTCGATGGATCATGATCAATAGTTGAGATTGCTTCTTCattctttgaaaatatttatttttccatAGAActttctcctatatatatatatatatatatatatatatatatatcgggtGTAGATTTTAGAAAACAAAATAGTGAAATATGTCAAATATTAGGGGTCATGATttaaaaatacacgaattttagtgaaaaattgcaatttttacctgaactttcaattaagtcaAAGAATAACATGAACTTATATtttagttgtaattttcacccgAGTTTTATTTTCGTTGAAATTAGAGCTCAATTGgtaattaaaaattcatataagaAAAAGGGAAAGGCAAGGGTAAGGTTGTTAAAGTGCATCAAACTTCAACACAAAGCATCTTTGCAAGGGAAAAGAAGTTTGCATCAAACTTTCGATTGTCAACTAAGTTCTAATTTTGTCGGAAGTCAAGTTTAGATTAAAATTGtaactaaaaatataagtttatgtattttttaacttaattgaaagttcaaaaaattcgtgtattttttagtcgcatattaaaataataaaacttaATAACTTAAAAGCCAAATATTGGGAATTTAGGCCAACGGGGGGAAATTCTGTTAAGGTACGGCGTCAATTAGTACTTTAATATGGAACAAAAAAATCCGATCCTattttgagaagttgaaagccaAATTGTTGGGAATTCAGGCCAATTCTGTATAGGTATGGAGCCAATTACTTTAATACTTATATACTATTGCGTATGTCGTGATGAAATAACAAGACGCTATGATGAGTTACATCTAGGGCAGGCAAAGTCTGAGAAATAAAATACTAGAATATATCCAAGATGGAGCTCAACTTTGAATCTCGCAATATCATTAAAGAATTCATCAATATGAACAGATATGAAAGCTGTTAGCCGTCGTTGTTGGATAGTTAATTAACAACGGCCATCGTCGTTGGATACTTAATAtatgtattaattaaatagttcAAACATCTTCGACTAAGAAATCGGTTTCTTACAAATTAAACAAAGAGTTGGCCaccaatttaaatttgtttattttgtttcttgGCCATCCCTCCTCGAACGTGTTAATTAGTTGACCTTGAGATTTCGAGACACCTATATATACTTCATAATATTGCACAACTAAAACATAAGCAacatttgaatttgatttgaaatGGATAGAAGTTTTATCTTGTTGAGCATTTTAGCCCTCAATTCCTTCTCCAATATTGTGTTCGCCTCTGATCCAAGTCCGTTACAAGATTTCTGTGTCGCAGATCTCACCAGCACAGGTATTAAATCCATCATTTCTCATTCTTCGAGGACTTTATAAAATACCATCTTTTTATTCAGTTCGATAATTCTGTATCagattttgaaattaatttaacttCTTGCGAGTATAATAATGTATCATTATACAATAGGAAAATACTTCATTAGGGGATAAAAACCAAaagttaatttaattatcatttagGATGGCCTATAAATGCAAATAGGAGCGAACACATGGAGTGATAGGGTCAATATATCccaaccaaaatttaaaaactaGATTTCATACTATATATgttttagatttatttttttaactgtttggaaaaattgtgaaattccagTGAGATTCAACGGATTACCATGTGTGGATCCTGCAACGGTGACAGCTGACAAGTTCTTCTTCAGCGGGCTGAGCCAGGGCGGGAACACGTCGAACCCCACGGGGGCGGCGGTGACGCCTGTCGGGGTGAGCCAGATGCCGGGGCTCAACACTCTGGGCCTGGCGATGGCCCGCCTCGATTACGAGCTCAACGGCTTCTTCCCGCCTCACTACCACCCCAGGGGGAGCGAGATTCATACAGTTCTCGAAGGTTCCATGGAAGTTGGGTTTGTCACGTCGGCTCCCAATTTCAAGCTTTATAAGAAAGTTCTAGAGAAAGGCGACGTCTTCGTCGTCCCCGTTGGCCTCGTTCATTATCAGCGAAACGTCGGCGCCGGAAAAACCGCCTCCATTGCGACCTTCAACAGCCAGAATCCGGGCAATAGTGTGATTCCAAACGCGCTTTTTGGCTCCAATCCCGACATCGACAGCGATTATCTTGCCAAGTCTTTCGCCTTGGATCAGGAAACTGTCCAAGAGCTACAGCGATTGTTCTAGAATCTCATCCGCTGGCTTTAACAAATTTCATTTTCAGATCTGCTGCTACGTGTTTCTCAAAGagtttatatgtttattttttcttaactAATAATTCAAACTAAGTGTAATAATTTCTATTAAATAAACtgttaatttatttgattatgGTGTGAAATAAATATGTTAGATTGTAAAtcgaatatttttattatttatatctgTATCATGCCAGAATATATGTGTCTGCATAAAAAAGAAAGTCAACCACATTAAAATTCAATCACCGAAAAAAATAGGAATGGGGCATGTTTATGGTTGGAATAATATCTGTGAATAGTTTTAATTAGGAGTAAGTGCTGATCACATCTTTGCAAGTACGTCACAGTTATATTTTCTAATCAAgtcaaacaataataaaaatataaacattcgCACAACCTAATCgagaaaaattatacaaaaatgtTTCGTTGACGTAGTAAAATGGTAGTAGTAGTTTTCAGCGGAAGTAGCTTTCAGCAATGGCTGCTATAAAACATTTCCTGTTGCAGCGAAAGTAGATAAttgttataatatatatagtagAACTTTTGGCATGTTATGTTGTGATGTTTTGTGACTCATTCATACTCCGCtactaaatttatttattattataacatttattacaaaatttaaaatatactctcttcgtcgctcaaacatcttcctaagggagggtggcacgagttttaataaaaattaattgtgtattttatgagtggagaatgaatcccacaaaaagtgaagattgtaaAAATAATAGTGAATACAATTATTTTGAAATGTAGATTAGAAAGATATTTTGGGGACGATgcaaaatagaaagagaagaagatgtttgagggagggagggagtataagatttCATTAAATTAGAATTAGTATAGTAAGCCGTAATTAAAAATATGATGAAGGTCCAATTATTTGGCACACGACCACATACATAAAAGTAGCTAGCCTATGAGGCGGCCACGAAGAATGGACATATTTGAGTTAAGATGATAGATTAGAAGAGAAACTCATCACTCATAAAACCA
This window encodes:
- the LOC131000694 gene encoding putative germin-like protein 2-1; amino-acid sequence: MDRSFILLSILALNSFSNIVFASDPSPLQDFCVADLTSTVRFNGLPCVDPATVTADKFFFSGLSQGGNTSNPTGAAVTPVGVSQMPGLNTLGLAMARLDYELNGFFPPHYHPRGSEIHTVLEGSMEVGFVTSAPNFKLYKKVLEKGDVFVVPVGLVHYQRNVGAGKTASIATFNSQNPGNSVIPNALFGSNPDIDSDYLAKSFALDQETVQELQRLF